A window of the Patescibacteria group bacterium genome harbors these coding sequences:
- a CDS encoding four helix bundle protein, translating into MTKSTNSKNYDLEERTARFAENIIDFVKSIKINSLNKSIIEQLVKSVGSVGANYCEANEAESRKDFIHKIGICRKELRETKYWLRFLIRTNPEKKILLKIF; encoded by the coding sequence ATGACAAAATCAACAAATAGCAAAAATTACGATTTAGAAGAAAGAACCGCCAGATTTGCAGAAAATATTATAGATTTTGTCAAAAGCATTAAGATTAATTCACTGAATAAGTCAATAATTGAACAGCTTGTTAAATCTGTCGGATCTGTAGGGGCGAATTATTGTGAAGCCAATGAAGCAGAGAGTAGAAAAGACTTTATTCATAAAATAGGGATCTGCCGGAAAGAATTAAGAGAAACGAAATACTGGTTAAGGTTTTTAATTAGAACTAATCCCGAAAAAAAAATATTATTAAAG
- a CDS encoding PrgI family mobile element protein: MQYELPRYIEEEAKILGPLSLKQFMIAFAGIIISALFFFFFQAWLAMTLSLILMSGIVFLMFGKIEGRSATTVVLGMIKYVWLPKVFVWQKPALKSKQIYVETLRKQEPKPTEPEPEAPKIVSEEEIKELARQLDQREPEPELEPEIKDQT, translated from the coding sequence ATGCAGTACGAACTTCCCCGCTACATTGAAGAAGAAGCCAAGATCTTAGGGCCGTTGAGCTTAAAGCAGTTTATGATTGCTTTTGCCGGGATTATTATTAGCGCTTTGTTTTTTTTCTTTTTTCAGGCTTGGCTGGCAATGACTTTGAGTCTGATTTTAATGTCCGGCATAGTTTTTTTAATGTTTGGCAAAATTGAGGGCCGGTCGGCAACAACCGTAGTTTTGGGAATGATTAAGTATGTTTGGCTGCCAAAAGTTTTTGTCTGGCAAAAGCCGGCTTTAAAATCAAAACAGATTTATGTTGAGACTTTAAGAAAACAGGAACCTAAGCCAACAGAACCAGAGCCAGAAGCGCCAAAGATTGTTTCAGAAGAAGAGATAAAAGAATTAGCCAGACAGCTGGATCAGCGCGAACCAGAACCCGAACTAGAACCTGAAATAAAAGACCAAACCTGA